A single Dongia rigui DNA region contains:
- the lpdA gene encoding dihydrolipoyl dehydrogenase encodes MSDTSFDLVVIGGGPGGYVAAIRAAQLGLKTAVVEREHLGGICLNWGCIPTKALLRSAEVGHLLKHADAYGFSASNVTFDLAKIVDRSRKVAGQLSGGVKHLLKKNKVAVFDGQGKLAGAGKVKVEKDGKPVADLAAKNIILATGARARVFPGLEPDGKLIWTYKEAMVPTVMPKSLLVVGSGAIGIEFASFYHNLGAKVTVVEVMPRILPVEDAEISAFAQKSFEKQGMKIMTGANVKAFKKGADNVTATIEAGGKTEDQTFDRVILAVGIVGNVENLGLEGTKVKVEKTHIITDGYGATGEPGVYAIGDLTGAPWLAHKASHEGVICVEKIAGVKGVHPLDTRNIPGCTYCMPQVASVGLTEQAAKDKGHEVKVGRFPFIGNGKAIALGEPEGLVKTVFDAKTGELLGAHMIGAEVTELIQGYTVARTLETTEQELMHTVFPHPTLSEMMHESVLAAYGRAIHI; translated from the coding sequence ATGTCGGATACGTCTTTCGATCTCGTCGTGATCGGTGGTGGCCCGGGCGGCTATGTGGCGGCCATTCGCGCGGCCCAGCTCGGCTTGAAGACCGCGGTGGTCGAGCGCGAGCATCTGGGCGGTATCTGCCTCAATTGGGGCTGCATCCCGACCAAGGCGCTGCTGCGCTCGGCCGAAGTCGGCCATCTCCTGAAGCACGCCGACGCCTATGGCTTCTCGGCCAGCAATGTCACCTTCGACCTCGCCAAGATCGTCGACCGCTCGCGCAAAGTGGCGGGCCAGCTTTCTGGCGGCGTCAAACATCTGCTGAAGAAGAACAAGGTCGCGGTCTTCGACGGGCAAGGGAAGCTCGCCGGTGCCGGCAAGGTGAAGGTCGAGAAGGACGGCAAGCCGGTCGCCGATCTTGCCGCCAAGAACATCATCCTTGCGACCGGTGCGCGTGCCCGCGTCTTCCCGGGGCTTGAACCCGACGGCAAGCTCATCTGGACCTATAAGGAAGCGATGGTGCCGACCGTGATGCCGAAATCGCTGCTGGTCGTCGGTTCCGGCGCCATCGGCATCGAGTTTGCGAGTTTCTATCATAACCTCGGCGCCAAGGTGACGGTGGTCGAGGTCATGCCGCGCATCCTCCCCGTCGAGGATGCCGAGATTTCGGCCTTCGCGCAGAAGTCCTTCGAGAAGCAGGGCATGAAGATCATGACCGGCGCCAATGTGAAGGCCTTCAAGAAGGGCGCCGACAATGTGACGGCAACGATCGAGGCTGGCGGCAAGACCGAGGATCAGACCTTCGACCGGGTCATCCTCGCGGTCGGCATTGTCGGCAATGTCGAGAATCTGGGCCTTGAGGGCACCAAGGTGAAGGTGGAGAAGACCCACATCATCACCGACGGCTACGGCGCCACCGGCGAACCCGGCGTCTATGCCATCGGCGACCTCACCGGGGCACCTTGGCTCGCCCACAAGGCCAGCCATGAAGGCGTCATCTGCGTCGAGAAGATCGCCGGCGTCAAAGGCGTGCACCCTCTCGACACCAGGAACATTCCGGGCTGCACCTATTGCATGCCGCAGGTGGCCTCCGTCGGCCTCACCGAACAGGCCGCCAAGGATAAGGGCCATGAGGTCAAGGTCGGTCGCTTCCCCTTCATCGGCAACGGCAAGGCGATTGCGCTGGGCGAGCCCGAAGGTTTGGTGAAGACTGTGTTCGATGCCAAGACTGGCGAGCTATTGGGCGCCCATATGATCGGCGCCGAGGTGACCGAACTGATCCAGGGCTATACGGTGGCAAGAACGCTGGAGACGACCGAACAGGAACTGATGCACACCGTCTTCCCGCATCCGACGTTGTCTGAGATGATGCATGAGAGCGTTCTTGCGGCCTACGGCCGGGCGATCCATATCTAG
- a CDS encoding pyruvate dehydrogenase complex dihydrolipoamide acetyltransferase: MPINILMPALSPTMTEGNLAKWLKKEGDAVKAGDVLAEIETDKATMEVEAVDEGTLAKILVPGGAQGVKVNDVIAVLIEEGEDASAVGAAPATKAAPAPSVTPSAAPAKADAAPAAKPAAAPATGGGRVIASPLAKRIAEQQGIDLSAIKGSGPNGRIVKADVEGAPKGGAKPAPAAAAKAPSAAPVISSAAQFGEPEFDLIPHTSMRKTIARRLQESKQFVPHFYLSVDCEIDKLLKLREEVNAASPKDGPGAYKVSVNDFVIKASAVALMQVPTANASWSDDGVKMYKSADISVAVAIPGGLITPILRHADKKRITELSMEMKELAGRAKQGKLKPEDYTGGSFSVSNLGMFGIKSFSAVINPPQACILAVGAGEERAVVKNGQLTVANVMTCTLSVDHRAVDGAIGAEFLAAFKRLIEQPLAMLV, translated from the coding sequence ATGCCGATCAATATCCTGATGCCCGCCCTGTCGCCGACCATGACGGAAGGCAATCTGGCGAAGTGGTTGAAGAAGGAAGGCGACGCGGTCAAGGCCGGCGACGTGTTGGCCGAGATCGAAACCGACAAGGCGACGATGGAAGTCGAAGCCGTCGACGAAGGCACGCTCGCCAAGATCCTGGTTCCCGGTGGGGCCCAGGGCGTCAAGGTGAACGATGTCATCGCGGTCCTGATCGAAGAGGGCGAGGACGCCAGCGCCGTTGGCGCGGCACCGGCAACCAAGGCAGCGCCTGCGCCATCCGTCACACCGTCCGCTGCGCCTGCCAAGGCCGACGCCGCCCCCGCGGCGAAGCCTGCCGCGGCACCCGCGACCGGCGGCGGCCGTGTCATCGCAAGCCCGCTTGCCAAGCGCATTGCCGAACAGCAGGGCATAGATCTTTCCGCCATCAAGGGCAGCGGCCCCAACGGCCGCATCGTGAAGGCTGATGTTGAAGGCGCGCCCAAGGGTGGCGCCAAGCCCGCACCGGCGGCGGCTGCCAAGGCGCCCAGCGCTGCGCCGGTGATTTCCAGTGCCGCACAATTCGGCGAGCCGGAATTCGACCTCATCCCGCATACCTCGATGCGCAAGACCATCGCGCGCCGGCTGCAGGAATCGAAACAGTTCGTCCCGCACTTCTATCTCTCAGTCGATTGCGAAATCGACAAGCTGCTCAAACTGCGCGAGGAGGTGAACGCCGCCTCGCCCAAGGACGGCCCCGGCGCCTACAAGGTTTCGGTCAACGATTTCGTCATCAAGGCCTCGGCCGTGGCGCTCATGCAGGTGCCGACGGCCAATGCCTCGTGGTCGGATGACGGCGTCAAGATGTACAAATCCGCCGACATCTCGGTGGCGGTTGCCATTCCGGGCGGCCTCATCACGCCGATCCTGCGCCATGCCGACAAGAAGCGCATCACCGAACTCTCGATGGAGATGAAGGAACTCGCCGGCCGCGCCAAGCAAGGCAAGCTGAAGCCGGAGGACTACACCGGCGGCAGCTTCTCTGTTTCCAATCTCGGCATGTTCGGCATCAAGTCGTTCAGCGCCGTCATCAACCCGCCGCAGGCTTGCATCCTTGCCGTCGGTGCCGGCGAAGAGCGGGCTGTGGTGAAGAACGGCCAGCTCACGGTCGCAAATGTCATGACCTGCACGCTCTCGGTCGACCACCGTGCCGTCGATGGTGCGATCGGCGCCGAATTCCTCGCCGCGTTCAAGCGCCTCATCGAACAGCCGCTGGCGATGCTGGTGTAA
- a CDS encoding pyruvate dehydrogenase complex E1 component subunit beta, whose translation MPTEILMPALSPTMTEGKLAKWLKNAGDAVKPGDILAEIETDKATMEVEAVDEGILEKILVEAGTENVAVNAPIAILRGEDEAAGAAPVKSAAPKVEAKADAAAAAPQAPTIVQHQVAAEPEYTGATATHTVREALRDAMAEEMRRDPKVFLMGEEVAEYQGAYKVSQGLLEEFGPKRVIDTPITEHGFAGLAVGAAFGGLRPIVEFMTFNFAMQAIDHIINSAAKTLYMSGGQMGCPIVFRGPNGAASRVAAQHSQCYASWYAHVPGLKVVSPYSAADAKGLLKSAIRDPNPVIFLENELLYGQSFEVPTDPEFIVPIGKARVVRPGKHVTITAFSKMVAVALAAADILAKDGIEAEVIDLRTIRPLDTATIIASVKKTNRLVTVEEGWAYSGIGSEIASVMMEQAFDDLDAPVLRVSGADVPLPYAANLEKLALPQPEWVVDAAKRVCYR comes from the coding sequence ATGCCGACCGAAATTTTGATGCCCGCTCTGTCGCCGACCATGACCGAAGGCAAGCTGGCCAAGTGGTTGAAGAATGCCGGCGATGCGGTGAAGCCCGGCGATATCCTGGCTGAGATCGAAACCGATAAGGCGACGATGGAAGTCGAAGCCGTCGACGAAGGCATCCTCGAGAAGATCCTGGTGGAAGCCGGGACCGAGAATGTGGCGGTGAACGCGCCCATTGCGATCCTGCGCGGGGAAGACGAAGCTGCCGGTGCAGCTCCGGTGAAGAGTGCGGCGCCCAAGGTGGAAGCAAAGGCCGATGCAGCGGCGGCAGCACCCCAGGCGCCGACGATCGTCCAGCATCAAGTGGCGGCCGAACCCGAATATACCGGCGCTACGGCGACGCATACCGTGCGTGAGGCCCTGCGCGACGCGATGGCCGAGGAAATGCGACGCGACCCCAAGGTCTTCCTGATGGGCGAGGAAGTCGCCGAGTATCAGGGTGCCTATAAGGTGAGCCAAGGCCTGCTCGAAGAGTTCGGCCCGAAGCGCGTCATCGACACGCCGATCACCGAGCACGGCTTTGCCGGCCTTGCGGTCGGTGCGGCCTTTGGTGGCCTGCGCCCGATCGTCGAGTTCATGACCTTCAACTTCGCCATGCAGGCGATCGACCACATCATCAACTCGGCTGCCAAGACGCTCTATATGTCGGGCGGCCAGATGGGTTGCCCGATCGTCTTCCGTGGTCCCAACGGTGCCGCCTCCCGTGTCGCCGCCCAGCATTCGCAATGCTATGCCAGCTGGTACGCCCATGTGCCGGGCCTCAAAGTTGTGTCGCCCTATTCGGCGGCCGATGCCAAGGGCCTTTTGAAGTCGGCGATCCGCGATCCCAACCCGGTCATCTTCCTCGAGAATGAACTTCTCTATGGCCAATCGTTCGAGGTGCCGACCGACCCCGAATTCATCGTGCCAATCGGCAAAGCGCGCGTCGTGCGCCCCGGCAAGCATGTGACGATCACGGCCTTCTCCAAGATGGTCGCCGTGGCGCTTGCTGCTGCCGACATCCTCGCCAAGGACGGTATCGAGGCGGAGGTCATCGACCTGCGCACGATTCGTCCGCTCGATACCGCGACGATCATCGCCTCGGTCAAGAAGACCAATCGCCTGGTGACGGTGGAAGAGGGCTGGGCCTATTCCGGCATCGGTTCCGAGATTGCCTCGGTGATGATGGAACAGGCCTTCGACGATCTCGACGCGCCGGTGTTGCGTGTCAGCGGTGCCGACGTGCCGCTGCCTTACGCCGCCAATCTCGAAAAGCTGGCGCTGCCGCAGCCCGAATGGGTTGTCGATGCCGCCAAGCGCGTCTGCTACCGCTAA
- the pdhA gene encoding pyruvate dehydrogenase (acetyl-transferring) E1 component subunit alpha, giving the protein MAKSASRMASKAGAQVTPQELIQFYRDMLLIRRFEEKAGQLYGMGLIGGFCHLYIGQEAVVVGMQAAAEPQDSVITSYRDHGHMLACGMDPKGVMAELTGRRGGYSKGKGGSMHMFSREKKFYGGHGIVAAQVPIGTGLGFAHKYSEDSGVNMAYFGDGALNQGQVYESFNMAALWKLPVVYVIENNQYAMGTSVARSAAGLKLCDRGAAYGIPGQQVDGMDVVKVKEAAALALAHARSGEGPFILEMNTYRYRGHSMSDPAKYRTKEEVAKMRQEHDPIDRLRERLLAEKVIDEAGLKNIDREIKDIVSAATEFAQSSPEPDPSELWTDILVDA; this is encoded by the coding sequence ATGGCCAAGTCAGCGTCCCGCATGGCATCCAAAGCCGGCGCGCAGGTTACTCCACAAGAACTCATCCAATTTTATCGCGACATGCTGCTGATCCGACGCTTCGAGGAGAAGGCCGGCCAGCTTTACGGCATGGGCCTCATCGGCGGCTTCTGCCACCTCTATATCGGCCAGGAGGCCGTGGTGGTCGGCATGCAGGCGGCCGCAGAACCCCAGGACAGCGTCATCACCTCCTACCGTGATCACGGACACATGCTGGCCTGCGGCATGGACCCCAAGGGCGTCATGGCCGAACTGACCGGTCGTCGTGGCGGTTACTCGAAGGGCAAGGGCGGGTCGATGCACATGTTCAGCCGCGAGAAGAAATTCTACGGCGGCCACGGTATCGTTGCGGCCCAGGTGCCGATCGGCACCGGCCTCGGCTTCGCGCACAAGTACAGCGAAGATAGCGGCGTCAACATGGCCTATTTCGGCGATGGCGCGCTCAATCAGGGCCAGGTCTATGAAAGCTTCAACATGGCGGCACTCTGGAAGCTGCCGGTCGTCTATGTGATCGAGAACAACCAATACGCCATGGGCACCTCCGTGGCGCGTTCGGCCGCTGGCCTCAAGCTGTGCGATCGCGGTGCCGCCTACGGCATTCCCGGCCAGCAGGTCGATGGCATGGACGTGGTGAAAGTGAAGGAAGCGGCGGCGCTGGCGCTGGCGCATGCCCGCTCCGGCGAAGGCCCCTTCATTCTTGAAATGAACACCTATCGCTATCGCGGCCATTCTATGTCCGACCCCGCGAAATACCGCACCAAGGAAGAAGTCGCCAAGATGCGCCAGGAGCACGACCCGATCGATCGCCTCCGCGAACGCCTGCTCGCCGAGAAGGTGATCGATGAAGCCGGCCTCAAGAACATCGATCGCGAGATCAAGGACATCGTTTCAGCTGCCACCGAATTCGCCCAATCCTCGCCCGAGCCGGATCCGTCGGAACTGTGGACCGACATTCTGGTAGACGCGTAA
- a CDS encoding FtsB family cell division protein, producing MEIGREIRRRLRQVALPLLGACLSAYFVFHAIHGDRGILAWLRLNQELKAATAEAVQAADDRTAMERRVTLLSNNSLDLDMLEERARVMLNYAHPDDLIIFLNGQDDTAPAPASSAVN from the coding sequence ATGGAAATTGGCCGCGAAATACGGCGTCGTTTGCGCCAGGTTGCATTGCCCCTTTTGGGGGCGTGTCTCTCCGCCTATTTCGTGTTCCACGCGATCCATGGTGATCGTGGCATCCTGGCCTGGCTGCGCCTCAATCAGGAGCTCAAGGCAGCAACCGCCGAGGCCGTCCAGGCGGCTGACGACCGCACGGCCATGGAACGGCGTGTGACCCTGCTGTCCAATAACTCCCTTGACCTCGACATGCTCGAGGAACGCGCGCGGGTGATGCTCAATTACGCCCACCCGGATGATCTCATCATCTTCCTGAACGGTCAGGACGACACCGCGCCAGCGCCCGCCTCGTCGGCCGTCAACTAG
- the eno gene encoding phosphopyruvate hydratase, producing MTAIIDLHARQILDSRGNPTVEVDVILESGASGRAAVPSGASTGAHEAVELRDGDKSKYLGKGVLKAVEAVNGEIFEAISGLDAEDQVKIDRLMIKLDGTPNKARLGANAILGVSLAVAKAAAADAGLPLYRYVGGTSARTLPVPMMNIINGGAHADNPIDFQEFMILPWAAPSGSEALRWGAEIFHALKAELKKAGHNTNVGDEGGFAPNLKSADEALAFIVKSIEKAGFKPGADVALGLDSASTEFFKDGKYHLEGEGKVLDAAGMVAFYEQLVKAYPIVTIEDGMAEDDWDGWKALTDKIGAKVQLVGDDLFVTNPVRLKSGIEKGVANAILVKVNQIGTLTETLEAVEMAHKSGYRAVMSHRSGETEDSTIADLAVATNCGQIKTGSLSRSDRIAKYNQLLRIEEGLGSAALYGGRAGIEKIRM from the coding sequence ATGACCGCCATCATCGACCTGCACGCGCGCCAGATTCTGGACAGCCGCGGCAACCCCACGGTGGAGGTCGATGTCATCCTGGAAAGCGGCGCCAGTGGCCGTGCCGCCGTGCCGTCGGGGGCATCCACGGGCGCCCATGAGGCGGTCGAGCTGCGCGACGGGGACAAGAGCAAGTATCTCGGCAAGGGCGTCCTCAAGGCCGTCGAGGCCGTCAATGGCGAGATTTTCGAGGCGATCTCAGGTCTCGATGCCGAAGACCAGGTCAAGATCGACCGCCTGATGATCAAGCTCGACGGTACGCCCAACAAGGCGCGTCTGGGTGCCAATGCCATCCTGGGTGTCAGCCTGGCGGTGGCCAAGGCCGCAGCGGCCGATGCCGGCCTGCCGCTCTATCGCTATGTCGGCGGCACCTCGGCCCGTACCCTGCCGGTGCCGATGATGAATATCATCAACGGCGGCGCCCACGCCGACAACCCGATCGACTTCCAGGAATTCATGATCCTTCCCTGGGCGGCGCCGAGCGGTTCAGAGGCGCTGCGTTGGGGGGCCGAGATTTTCCACGCCCTGAAGGCGGAATTGAAGAAGGCCGGCCACAACACCAATGTCGGCGACGAGGGCGGCTTCGCGCCGAACCTCAAGAGCGCCGATGAGGCGCTGGCTTTCATCGTGAAGTCGATTGAGAAGGCTGGCTTCAAGCCGGGAGCCGACGTGGCGCTGGGCCTCGATTCAGCTTCGACCGAGTTCTTCAAGGACGGGAAGTATCATCTGGAAGGCGAGGGCAAGGTGCTCGACGCCGCCGGCATGGTTGCATTCTACGAGCAGCTGGTGAAGGCCTACCCGATCGTCACCATCGAGGACGGCATGGCCGAGGACGACTGGGACGGCTGGAAGGCGCTGACCGACAAGATCGGCGCCAAGGTGCAGCTGGTGGGCGACGATCTCTTCGTCACCAACCCGGTCCGGCTGAAGAGTGGCATCGAAAAGGGTGTCGCCAATGCCATTCTGGTGAAGGTCAACCAGATCGGCACGCTGACCGAGACGTTGGAAGCCGTGGAAATGGCGCACAAATCGGGCTACCGGGCGGTCATGTCGCATCGCTCGGGCGAAACCGAGGATTCGACCATTGCCGATCTCGCGGTCGCCACGAATTGCGGGCAGATCAAGACCGGGTCGCTCAGCCGCTCCGACCGCATCGCCAAGTACAATCAGCTCCTGCGCATCGAGGAGGGGCTGGGATCCGCCGCGCTCTATGGCGGTCGGGCTGGCATCGAAAAAATCCGCATGTGA
- a CDS encoding YihY family inner membrane protein yields MPAADRARAIAVRAKGATMSFVPYVWRRFQADGCTGVASGLSYTSLLAIVPTLAIGLAMFAAFPPLRDLRDDFIIILAQNLAPDLANVVNDYLGTFINNAGGTSVAGVIGIGVTAILLINTIQTAFDKIWGVVNARNKLHRFPVYWAIITLGPLLFGASLSISTYVFSLANKGEFYGLSAGLKIVTAILPFLLETAGFTLFYRLIPTRPVRLVDAGIGAITAAVLFEILKRGFGLYLQFFGSYQVVYGALATVPIFLIWTYLVWVTVLIGAEIAAALPEWRSGRRQVGETLRRGDMLSLSLGTFAELAKAHSHGAGIRTEQLVHSLAADPGRLVWLLDTLKSHRLIAKSDNGRWILARDLSTFTIHDVCHHLGIALGETLEEVVPLVDPLMRRIAETEKAALDETVAAALKSIDAI; encoded by the coding sequence GTGCCGGCCGCTGATCGCGCGCGCGCGATCGCCGTCCGCGCGAAGGGTGCCACGATGAGTTTCGTGCCCTATGTGTGGCGACGCTTCCAGGCGGACGGCTGCACGGGCGTTGCCTCAGGGCTCAGCTATACATCGCTCCTCGCGATCGTGCCCACCCTGGCGATCGGCCTGGCGATGTTCGCGGCCTTTCCGCCGCTCCGCGACTTGCGTGACGATTTCATCATCATCCTCGCCCAGAATCTGGCTCCCGATCTTGCCAATGTTGTGAACGACTACCTCGGCACGTTCATCAACAATGCCGGTGGCACATCCGTTGCCGGTGTCATCGGTATCGGCGTCACGGCGATCCTCCTGATCAATACAATTCAGACGGCCTTCGACAAGATCTGGGGTGTCGTCAACGCGCGCAACAAGCTGCATCGCTTTCCGGTCTATTGGGCGATCATCACCTTGGGGCCGCTGCTCTTTGGCGCCTCCCTTTCAATCTCGACCTATGTCTTCTCTCTGGCCAATAAGGGCGAGTTCTATGGCCTCTCCGCTGGCCTGAAGATCGTCACCGCCATATTGCCGTTCCTGCTCGAGACAGCGGGCTTCACCCTGTTCTATCGCCTGATCCCAACCCGCCCGGTGCGGTTGGTCGACGCCGGCATCGGCGCCATCACCGCTGCGGTGCTGTTCGAGATATTGAAGCGCGGCTTTGGCCTCTACCTCCAATTCTTCGGCTCCTATCAGGTCGTCTATGGTGCCCTGGCAACGGTGCCGATCTTCCTGATCTGGACTTATCTCGTCTGGGTCACCGTGCTGATCGGCGCGGAAATAGCGGCGGCATTGCCCGAATGGCGATCAGGGCGCCGGCAGGTCGGCGAAACGCTGCGCCGGGGAGATATGCTCAGCCTGTCCCTTGGCACATTTGCCGAACTGGCCAAGGCGCATTCCCATGGCGCCGGCATTCGCACGGAACAACTGGTCCACAGTCTTGCCGCCGACCCAGGGCGCCTGGTCTGGTTGCTGGACACGCTCAAATCCCATCGCCTGATTGCCAAATCGGACAATGGTCGCTGGATTCTCGCCCGCGACCTCAGCACCTTCACCATCCATGATGTCTGCCACCATTTGGGCATTGCCCTGGGCGAGACGCTGGAAGAGGTGGTACCCCTGGTCGATCCGCTGATGCGCCGAATTGCTGAAACCGAGAAGGCGGCGCTCGATGAAACGGTGGCCGCCGCGCTGAAGAGTATCGACGCAATCTGA
- a CDS encoding methyl-accepting chemotaxis protein: MNFANLSVAKKLIIAFSLLGLVIIISGAISIMLTARIDEANSVNDAAERQASSINATLAEASKMQTAIRGLLVTGSSDYTKSYQAFSANFDQLLQAAIANAAGDQNLLAPLDKIGSAMKDWRDGPAAQQLKLMRHPSTVNEARAIEVTGAGEELTDKLEAAGKEVSEAIKANSAAANAQISTALAWTLRTVITSAVVMLVAAVLFFFVLSRQIGAPIRMITDTMKELAAGNTSVNIPYAERADEVGNMAGAVAVFADNMRRNEVLQAEAAQQQQSREKRAAQMSELARGFDQEVETILQALVKSADELDHTAESLNKLSSDSLEQVQKVAAAATEASANVQTVAAATEELSSSIMEISRQVSSQAEIAATSTHSIEDTTERVSHLTEASTKIGDVVRLITEISNQTNLLALNATIEAARAGEAGKGFAVVANEVKSLANQTARATEDIAVQVQSIQTSTQSTADSIRSVGDQIRQMKDISSGVAAAVEEQNAATKEIARNIQEASAGNQEVSEKVVFVAQAAGQTQNATATVLSAARLLGQNTSQIRTTIERFIQDVRAL; this comes from the coding sequence ATGAACTTTGCCAACCTTTCCGTTGCCAAGAAGCTCATCATCGCGTTTTCGCTGCTGGGTCTGGTCATCATCATCTCCGGCGCGATCTCGATCATGCTGACAGCGCGTATCGACGAAGCCAATTCGGTCAATGACGCCGCCGAACGTCAGGCAAGCTCGATCAATGCGACACTTGCCGAGGCGTCGAAGATGCAGACGGCCATTCGCGGCCTGCTGGTTACCGGCAGCTCGGACTATACAAAGAGCTATCAGGCCTTCAGCGCGAATTTCGATCAGTTGCTGCAGGCAGCGATTGCCAACGCGGCTGGCGACCAGAACCTCCTGGCGCCACTCGATAAGATTGGCAGCGCCATGAAAGACTGGCGCGACGGCCCCGCCGCCCAGCAGTTGAAGCTGATGCGTCACCCATCAACGGTCAATGAAGCCCGCGCCATCGAAGTCACCGGCGCCGGCGAAGAACTGACGGACAAGCTGGAGGCTGCCGGCAAGGAAGTCTCGGAAGCCATCAAGGCGAACTCCGCCGCGGCGAATGCGCAGATCTCAACTGCATTGGCCTGGACCCTGCGGACGGTCATCACCAGCGCTGTGGTCATGCTGGTGGCTGCCGTCCTGTTCTTCTTCGTCCTGTCGCGCCAGATCGGCGCACCGATCCGCATGATCACCGACACGATGAAGGAACTGGCTGCCGGCAACACCTCGGTCAACATCCCCTATGCCGAGCGCGCTGACGAGGTCGGCAACATGGCCGGCGCCGTTGCCGTCTTTGCCGACAACATGCGCCGCAATGAAGTCCTGCAGGCCGAGGCTGCCCAGCAGCAGCAGTCCCGCGAAAAACGGGCGGCGCAGATGTCGGAGCTTGCCCGTGGCTTCGACCAGGAGGTCGAAACCATCCTGCAGGCGCTGGTGAAATCGGCTGACGAGCTGGATCATACGGCCGAATCGCTCAACAAACTGTCGAGTGATTCGCTTGAGCAGGTCCAGAAGGTCGCTGCTGCCGCAACTGAGGCCAGCGCCAATGTGCAGACGGTTGCTGCCGCAACCGAAGAGCTGTCGAGTTCCATCATGGAGATCAGCCGACAGGTCTCCAGCCAGGCCGAGATCGCTGCGACCTCGACGCATTCGATCGAAGACACAACCGAGCGTGTTTCGCACCTGACCGAAGCCTCGACCAAGATCGGCGATGTGGTTCGCCTCATCACCGAGATCTCGAACCAGACCAACCTGCTGGCGCTCAACGCGACGATCGAAGCCGCGCGTGCCGGCGAGGCTGGCAAGGGCTTTGCCGTCGTCGCCAATGAGGTCAAGAGCCTGGCAAACCAGACGGCGCGTGCCACGGAAGACATCGCCGTTCAGGTCCAATCGATCCAGACATCGACGCAATCGACGGCGGATTCGATCCGTTCGGTCGGCGATCAGATCCGTCAGATGAAGGATATCTCAAGCGGCGTCGCGGCTGCGGTCGAAGAGCAGAACGCTGCGACCAAGGAGATCGCCCGCAACATCCAGGAAGCCTCGGCCGGCAACCAGGAAGTTTCGGAAAAGGTCGTCTTCGTGGCGCAAGCCGCCGGGCAGACGCAGAACGCCACAGCGACTGTGCTGTCTGCCGCCAGACTGCTGGGTCAGAACACGTCCCAGATTCGCACCACGATCGAGCGCTTCATTCAGGACGTCCGCGCGCTCTGA
- a CDS encoding CbtA family protein has protein sequence METFRRLFLVALLAGLISGIAITAVHQVSTTPLILAAEVYENAGPAEAPAAAAEAPAGETGHDHDHAAEGHDHGGGDAWSPADGWQRTLSTAIADVLTGIGFSLLLVAAYRIWGGNMTWRTGLFWGLAGFAAIVASPNLGLPPEVPGTEAAPLADRQVWWVATAVLTALGLGCIFIAKRAWAAALGLVLIVLPHAYGAPQPAEYASVAPEELAHRFIVAATIAGLVFWAILGASTGYFYHRFFKSTAS, from the coding sequence ATGGAGACGTTCCGGCGACTGTTTCTGGTCGCTCTGTTGGCTGGTCTCATCAGCGGCATCGCCATTACGGCCGTCCACCAGGTGAGCACGACGCCGCTTATCCTGGCGGCTGAGGTCTACGAGAACGCCGGGCCGGCAGAAGCACCAGCTGCTGCCGCCGAGGCGCCGGCCGGCGAAACGGGCCACGATCACGACCATGCGGCCGAAGGGCATGACCATGGTGGCGGCGACGCCTGGTCGCCCGCCGATGGCTGGCAGCGGACCCTCTCGACGGCCATTGCTGATGTCCTCACCGGCATCGGCTTTTCGCTCCTGCTGGTTGCCGCCTACCGCATCTGGGGCGGCAACATGACCTGGCGGACGGGGCTGTTCTGGGGCCTGGCCGGTTTCGCGGCGATCGTTGCCTCACCCAATCTCGGCCTGCCGCCGGAAGTGCCGGGTACCGAAGCCGCACCCCTCGCTGACCGTCAGGTCTGGTGGGTGGCGACGGCGGTGCTGACGGCGCTGGGACTTGGCTGCATCTTCATTGCCAAGCGCGCCTGGGCCGCTGCCCTGGGACTTGTTCTGATCGTGCTGCCGCACGCCTATGGCGCGCCGCAGCCGGCGGAATATGCGAGCGTGGCGCCTGAGGAACTGGCGCACCGCTTCATCGTCGCAGCGACGATCGCGGGGCTGGTCTTCTGGGCGATCCTCGGGGCATCGACCGGCTATTTCTATCACCGGTTCTTCAAGTCGACCGCTTCCTGA
- a CDS encoding CbtB domain-containing protein, translated as MQTNAQLASSAVSTKTTARTEALAGAFMAAVLGLVMVWGVGFSHIEAVHNAAHDTRHANAFPCH; from the coding sequence ATGCAGACCAACGCCCAGCTTGCCTCAAGCGCCGTTTCCACCAAGACCACTGCCCGCACCGAAGCCCTCGCAGGCGCCTTCATGGCTGCCGTGCTCGGCCTCGTCATGGTCTGGGGTGTCGGCTTCTCGCATATCGAAGCGGTTCACAACGCCGCCCACGACACGCGCCACGCCAACGCCTTCCCCTGCCACTAA